Proteins from a single region of Hydra vulgaris chromosome 12, alternate assembly HydraT2T_AEP:
- the LOC100200823 gene encoding syntenin-1 isoform X1, giving the protein MSLYPSLEDMKVDQLSKAQNYVHQQQQALSAFQNNASAPPQNFQGAASSTLYPSLDDFMGLDLTANAVLQHMPESGQQVIQYQKPSQSMVSPVTGQSNMGLMRAEIRQGVRQIIACKNEQSRVGIRVQHINKGIFVSFVENGSPAAMAGLRFGDQILQINGVTLAGFDREKVMSLIKKADPKHIEFAIRDRPFERNLTLQKDSSGHVGFVFKNGKITSIVKDSSAARNGLLTEHNLLEVNGQNVVGLKDKEISEIMRLADRSITVTIMPSFIFEHMIKCMSDGLVKNKMDHSIPDL; this is encoded by the exons atgtctcTTTATCCTTCTTTGGAAGATATGAAAGTTGACCAACTGTCTAag gcacAGAACTATGTACATCAGCAGCAGCAAGCTTTATCCGCGTTTCAAAACAATGCATCAGCACCACCACAG AATTTTCAGGGAGCAGCTAGCTCTACACTTTATCCATCGTTAGATGATTTTATGGGATTAGATCTAACTGCAAATGCAGTTCTTCAACATATGCCTGAATCTGGACAG caaGTTATTCAATATCAAAAACCATCTCAAAGCATGGTGTCCCCAGTGACTGGACAAAGCAATATGGGTTTAATGCGTGCTGAGATCAGACAAGGTGTACGCCAAATTATTGCTTGTAAGAACGAACAGTCAAGGGTTGGTATACGTGTTCAACATATAAACAAAGGCATTTTTGTGTCATTTGTTGAGAATGGCTCGCCTGCTGCTATGgcag GGTTGCGATTTGGAGACCAAATACTTCAGATTAATGGAGTAACACTAGCAGGTTTTGATCGTGAAAAGGTTATGtctctaataaaaaaagctgACCCTAAACATATAGAATTTGCTATACGTGATCg gcCATTTGAACGCAATCTTACATTACAAAAAGATAGTTCTGGCCATGTTggttttgtgtttaaaaatggaaaaataacaTCTATTGTTAAAGATTCTTCAGCTGCAAg aAATGGCTTGTTGACTGAACACAATCTCCTAGAAGTAAATGGTCAAAATGTTGTTGGGTTAAag GATAAAGAAATATCAGAGATAATGAGATTGGCTGATCGAAGCATCACTGTCACTATTATGCCATCTTTTATATTTGAGCATATGATTAAatg taTGTCTGATGGgctagttaaaaataaaatggatcaCTCAATTCCAGATTTGTAA
- the LOC100200823 gene encoding syntenin-1 isoform X2 has product MSLYPSLEDMKVDQLSKAQNYVHQQQQALSAFQNNASAPPQGAASSTLYPSLDDFMGLDLTANAVLQHMPESGQQVIQYQKPSQSMVSPVTGQSNMGLMRAEIRQGVRQIIACKNEQSRVGIRVQHINKGIFVSFVENGSPAAMAGLRFGDQILQINGVTLAGFDREKVMSLIKKADPKHIEFAIRDRPFERNLTLQKDSSGHVGFVFKNGKITSIVKDSSAARNGLLTEHNLLEVNGQNVVGLKDKEISEIMRLADRSITVTIMPSFIFEHMIKCMSDGLVKNKMDHSIPDL; this is encoded by the exons atgtctcTTTATCCTTCTTTGGAAGATATGAAAGTTGACCAACTGTCTAag gcacAGAACTATGTACATCAGCAGCAGCAAGCTTTATCCGCGTTTCAAAACAATGCATCAGCACCACCACAG GGAGCAGCTAGCTCTACACTTTATCCATCGTTAGATGATTTTATGGGATTAGATCTAACTGCAAATGCAGTTCTTCAACATATGCCTGAATCTGGACAG caaGTTATTCAATATCAAAAACCATCTCAAAGCATGGTGTCCCCAGTGACTGGACAAAGCAATATGGGTTTAATGCGTGCTGAGATCAGACAAGGTGTACGCCAAATTATTGCTTGTAAGAACGAACAGTCAAGGGTTGGTATACGTGTTCAACATATAAACAAAGGCATTTTTGTGTCATTTGTTGAGAATGGCTCGCCTGCTGCTATGgcag GGTTGCGATTTGGAGACCAAATACTTCAGATTAATGGAGTAACACTAGCAGGTTTTGATCGTGAAAAGGTTATGtctctaataaaaaaagctgACCCTAAACATATAGAATTTGCTATACGTGATCg gcCATTTGAACGCAATCTTACATTACAAAAAGATAGTTCTGGCCATGTTggttttgtgtttaaaaatggaaaaataacaTCTATTGTTAAAGATTCTTCAGCTGCAAg aAATGGCTTGTTGACTGAACACAATCTCCTAGAAGTAAATGGTCAAAATGTTGTTGGGTTAAag GATAAAGAAATATCAGAGATAATGAGATTGGCTGATCGAAGCATCACTGTCACTATTATGCCATCTTTTATATTTGAGCATATGATTAAatg taTGTCTGATGGgctagttaaaaataaaatggatcaCTCAATTCCAGATTTGTAA